CATGGTCTGGTCGGTGTTTGGTAGCGTTTCTGGTAATGACTGTTCCTGTCCGTAGGGCCACGAAGATGTTTGCTTTGCATCATATtctacgagaggcctggtgcattcgtgcaccagtgggttccctcggcctggcctgcgggatcgggctgaaatcagctctctcacatcccccaaggggctccagattgcaagagggcgcaggccaggccgagggaccccaccagtgcacgatcggggctggggagggacgcaggagggctccagggcatgtccggcccatctcactggGTCCCaatgggctggaccccagcagcaagctaacctacgggtgggactgtctgcccctggtggtcagtgcccgtcatagcaagcagttgagtggccttagcatatcattagcatattacgctttgattggttgaatggatgaccagacaactgtccacttagcatattaggcttttattatagaggactTGGGAAAGACTGTGATAGAAggtctatggcagcggttctcaacctgtgggtcgcaacccctttgggggtcgaacgaccctttcacaggggtcgcctaagaccatcggaaaacacatacagtgggtccttgacttacaagtttaattcgttccgtgacggagctcgtaactcaaattactcgtatgtcaaatcaaaagtgaacgagtgagacatgtgatgctgggctgatgttgtggcgttcactgtgacattcgctgcgccagctagcggtggggtatctgaagctggctcgtaacccgaattttagctcacaactcaaagcaaaaaatcggccaagagatggctcgtatctcgaaaaactcgttagtcggaacactcttaagtcaaggccccactgtatataataacgtattgtttttgtgattaatcactaggctttcattatgttcaatttgtaacagtgaaattgggggtcaccacaacatgaggaactgtatgaaagggtcgcggcgttaggaaggttgagaaccgctggtctatgggAAGGGTACCTTCCTAGCTGTCCCTATCCTCCTCCCCACAGGATCCCTCTTCACCGAGTCTATGCCGGGAGCAACACCCCGAACCCACTGAGGGGATGGGGGAGCCCAGAAGAGCCCCTCGGGCTgggggccccacccccagggggcAAGTCCGCCTTTGTGCCCCTCTCCAATTACATGAACGTGAGTGTCAGCCCCCCACAGCCCCGCTCTCCGGCCCTCAAGTCAAGTCCTTCACTCACCCTCCTCCTTTTCCTGGCTTTGCCCTCAGGCCCAGTATTACGGGAGGATCGGGCTGGGGACGCCCGCCCagaacttctctgtcgtctttgaCACTGGCTCCTCCAACCTCTGGGTTCCGTCCAGGCGGTGCAGCTTCTTCAGCCTGCCCTGCTGTGAGCTTCCGTGGGGGCGGAGAACAAGGATGAGTGGGGTTCCAGGGAGAAGGGGGCTAGGCCTCAGCTTCCCAAGGGATTTGGGGGCACCCTTCTCTCCTGACACGCCCTGGCAAGGGAGACTCTGCTGCCCCAGTGACAGACCCCTGCCCTCCTGACCTAGGGTTCCACCACCGCTTCGACCCCAAAGCCTCCAGCACCTTCAAGCCCAACGGGACCAAGTTCGCCATTCAGTATGGATCCGGGCAGCTAAGCGGCATCCTGAGTGAGGACAAGCTGACCGTAAGTGACCTTGACCCCAGGAAGGCTTGAAGCTGGGAGAACCCCACTGTCTGAGATGGTCTGGCTTAGGGAGGGGCTTGAGGaggcggagcttcctggggagatGGGCAGGGCTTCACAGGTAAAGGGGTGGGGATccttagggtgggggtgggggtgggggtgggagggagtgaaGCTCCCCAGGCTGCTGGAGTTTCCCGACATTCCCCAGATTCAGGCCTTCGTTGGGGACCCCTCGGGAATATAAGGGAAATGTCCTCGCAGAAATGACTCCCCCCATTGGACTCTTCCCCCTAGATTGGGGGGATCATGAATGCATCCGTGGTTTTCGGGGAGgcgctgtgggagcccagcctggtCTTCGTGTTTGCCCACTTTGACGGGATATTGGGCCTCGGTTTTCCCGTTCTGGCCGTGGGAGGGGTTCGGCCGCCACTGGACACAATGGTGGACCAAGGTCTGCTGGACAAGCCTGTCTTCTCCTTCTACCTCAACAGGTAATGTGGGCGGGCCTACCTTCCCAGCgtggctcctccacaaaatactggctcttccgcaaaatactgacttctgcgcactgtactgcgcgcccgcacgtggtattttgtggaagagccacactcaaggggccaaagagccgcatgtggctcgcgagccgcggtttgccgaccacaggtctaggATGTCATCCACCCAGCACAGCAAGTTCACACACCCCATAAGAAACACCTGACCCCGATAGATAAGTCCCACTCACTAAGCAACACCCAAAAATATACTCAAGAAACTCACCATCAGTTAAAAAGCTCCGTGTTTCCAACTCAGATCGGGGAATTCCACGCCCGACCCAGTCAAATACTCAACTTAAGAATCCTTCTTCACCATAAAGAAAGCCCGCCTTCCATTGGAGAACACTCCAGAAGTCAGGaactgcccatttttttaaaaatacattttttcttgatttcagagaggaaggaagagggagagacagaaacatcaatgatgagagagaatcattgactggctgcctcctgcaggccccccactggggatggagcctgcaacctgggcatgtgcccttggtgggaattgaacccgggacccttcagtccgcaggccaacgctctatccactgagccaaaccagccagggcaggaagtgCCTGTTTTAATCCAAGAAGACCCACTCACCTCTTAGGAAGCTCAGCTTTATGCTCAGACAGCCCAGGGGGTCTCCACCTTCCTGTCCAGGCCCATCTCTCACAGACAGAAAATCCTACGCCCATCCAGTGATTCTGACCTTAGCCTACTCAGGAGTCACCCACCTCTTagtgccagtggttctcaaccttctggccctttaaatacagttcctcatgtggtgacccccaaccataaaattattttcgttgctacgtcataactgtcatgttgctactgtgatgaatcgtcatgtcaatatctgatctgcaggatggtcttaggcgacccctgtgaaagggtcgttcgaccgccaaaggggtcgcgacccacaggttgagaaccgctgccttagtcgATCCTGCCTTCCCACACCTCCAGGAagacccgcccccacccccatcactctcAGCCAACTCAGGAAGGCTATGGCCTCTGAATTGCAAGACATGGGATTCAAATAGTCTCCCTACCCACTAGGAAGCCACCCCACTCTACCACAATCACATACACCTTCAGAGTCAGGCCGGAAACCCCAATGCTCCACTTAAATccacgcccccccctccccgccaaagaacatttgagatcttgctccctggcctATGGTgtcagttttggctcaaataaactcattaaAATTTACCCCCAGAGGTTCTACCTCCCCCAGCCAAATCAGGAAGTCCCACTTCCACCCCAGGCAGCCTGCAAGACCATAAAATCCTCAACAcgccctggtcggtttggctcagtggatagagcaggggtgggcaacccctggcacgcgtgccaaacacggcacgccagtaacttttgccggcactcgaaaccctctcttataatcttccgtttacaattttttttcttaatatcgacttttttatttttcagataaattcagtgtaggtgcatcttagataaataaataattttacataacatgtatacattaaaaaataaatgtatttttcatcatcatatactgtgtttttgtcactcaaatgaattttattatttcttcaaggttcttcacatacgtacaccttaagagatatcaagtaggcgtaacatgttctcaaaaaattagggctgGCACGCAGGAGAATTTTGAGTcggagattttgctggttttggcacgcactcacaaaaaggttgcccacccctgggatagagcatcggcctgtggaccaaagggtcctgggttctatccccactagggggcgtgccggaggcggctgatccatgattctctctcatcgatgatgtttctatctctctatccctctcccttcctctctgagatcaataacaatgtattatttttttaatcctcataccAAGAAATGCTGCACTTCTTCTCAATTCCAGTTCCAACACAGAGGCCCTGCCTGCATCTCACTGCACAGCTAGAGCCCAGAAACCACCCCATTGTCAGAAAGTCCCTCCCTTGgccactcggggggtgggggggggaagggggggctggGGGATGGCAGGGCAAACTCTGATGACACTGCAGCACTCTTGTCTCTGCAGGGACCCTGAAGCGGCCGAAGGAGGAGAGCTGGTTCTGGGTGGTTCCGACCCAGCACACTACATCCCACCCCTCACCTACGTGCCAGTCACGGTCCCTGCCTACTGGCAGGTCCACATGGAGCGGTGAGGGACCTGCCTGCTAGGTTGGCAGGGGtgggtgttggggggcgggggtgctgaGATTGCTCTCCAGTGTCCTGGTGGGAAAGGAGCTGGTGGCTGGAcctctgggtctgagggaggaggggctgggggcctgggctcctgggtctgagggaggagggctgggggcgtggactcctgggtccgagggaggagggctgggggcctggactcctgggtccgacggaggagggctgggggcctgggctcctgggtccgagggaggagggctgggggcctgggctcctgggtccgagggaggagggctgggggcctgggctcctgggtccgagggaggagggctgggggcctggacccctgggtctgagggaggaggggctgggggcctggactcctgggtctgagggaggaggggctgggggcctggactcctgggtctgagggaggaggggctgggggcctggactcctgggtctgagggaggagggggtgggggcctgggctcctgggtccgagggaggagggggtgggggcctgggctcctgggtcagagggaggaggggctgggggcctggactcctgggtccgagggaggagggggtgggggcctgggctcctgggtcagagggaggaggggctgggggcctggactcctgggtccgagggaggaggggctgggggcctggacccctgggtctgagggaggagggctgggggcctggactc
This is a stretch of genomic DNA from Myotis daubentonii chromosome 15, mMyoDau2.1, whole genome shotgun sequence. It encodes these proteins:
- the NAPSA gene encoding napsin-A codes for the protein MSLPPPHLLLLLLLLLPLLTAGPASAALIRIPLHRVYAGSNTPNPLRGWGSPEEPLGLGAPPPGGKSAFVPLSNYMNAQYYGRIGLGTPAQNFSVVFDTGSSNLWVPSRRCSFFSLPCWFHHRFDPKASSTFKPNGTKFAIQYGSGQLSGILSEDKLTIGGIMNASVVFGEALWEPSLVFVFAHFDGILGLGFPVLAVGGVRPPLDTMVDQGLLDKPVFSFYLNRDPEAAEGGELVLGGSDPAHYIPPLTYVPVTVPAYWQVHMERVTVGTGLTLCAQGCPAILDTGTSLITGPTEEIRALHRAIGGFPLLGKYIIECSVIPALPPVSFSLGGVWFNLTSQDYVIQIARGGARVCLLGFQALDVPPPSGPLWILGDVFLRSYVAVFDRGDVKKGARVGLARARPRRAGPLGSGFTQAQFSRRRPG